One genomic segment of Culturomica massiliensis includes these proteins:
- a CDS encoding MFS transporter codes for MPVIVLFYEENGLNLKDIFLLKSVYSIAVVAFEIPAGYLADAWGRRNTLILGCTLAFGGFLCYSFSYTLGAFFLAEVLLGTGQSMVSGADSALLYDTMLGNRREDEYLKYEGKVTMIGNFSEAGAGLVSGFLAAYSLRLPFYCQTLIAFIGIPAALMLKDYSTRVKVTNPVANILHIIRYSLITNKNLCYDIMFSGIIGAATLTMAWFVQPILMAIDTPTTLYGIIWTVLNMTVGIAALYSDKLNRLLGENRTYLLILIFISGGYLLVAYNISYFGLFLLFLFYIVRGFATPILKGYINKQTFSEMRATVLSIRNFIIRLLFAAMAPFIGWLSDAYSLSAALQVTALIIFIPGLVFLLLQWKKH; via the coding sequence ATGCCTGTCATCGTACTTTTCTACGAAGAAAACGGCCTGAATCTAAAAGATATATTTCTTTTGAAGAGCGTGTATTCCATTGCAGTCGTCGCTTTCGAAATTCCGGCCGGTTACCTGGCCGATGCCTGGGGACGCCGGAATACTTTGATTTTAGGTTGTACGTTAGCTTTCGGGGGCTTTCTTTGTTATTCTTTTTCCTACACCTTAGGAGCTTTCTTTTTAGCTGAAGTGCTGTTAGGAACGGGACAAAGCATGGTTTCAGGGGCTGATTCGGCCCTGCTGTACGACACCATGCTCGGCAATCGGCGGGAAGACGAATACCTCAAATACGAAGGAAAAGTTACTATGATCGGGAATTTTTCAGAAGCCGGTGCGGGTTTGGTCAGTGGCTTTCTGGCAGCTTATTCTCTCCGTCTCCCTTTCTATTGCCAGACACTTATTGCTTTTATCGGAATACCGGCAGCCCTGATGTTAAAAGATTATTCCACCCGGGTCAAAGTAACCAATCCGGTTGCCAATATTTTACACATTATCCGTTATTCCCTGATCACCAATAAAAACCTGTGTTACGATATCATGTTCTCCGGAATCATCGGTGCCGCAACCCTGACAATGGCCTGGTTCGTTCAACCGATACTGATGGCCATCGATACGCCGACCACACTATACGGTATTATATGGACCGTCTTAAACATGACAGTAGGAATAGCTGCTTTATATTCCGATAAATTAAACCGATTATTGGGAGAGAACCGGACCTATCTGTTGATTTTGATATTCATCTCCGGCGGTTACCTCCTGGTAGCTTATAATATCAGTTATTTCGGTCTGTTCCTGCTTTTTCTCTTCTACATCGTCAGAGGCTTTGCCACTCCCATCCTGAAAGGCTATATCAACAAGCAGACTTTCTCAGAAATGCGGGCGACGGTACTTTCCATTCGTAATTTCATCATTCGCTTATTGTTTGCTGCAATGGCCCCTTTTATCGGATGGCTCAGCGATGCCTATTCCCTCTCCGCGGCATTACAAGTGACAGCACTGATTATCTTTATTCCGGGACTGGTATTTTTACTTTTACAATGGAAAAAACATTAA